The following proteins are co-located in the Apium graveolens cultivar Ventura chromosome 5, ASM990537v1, whole genome shotgun sequence genome:
- the LOC141659286 gene encoding phosphate transporter PHO1 homolog 3-like: MKFGKELKSQMVPEWSEAYMDYEFLKTLLKDISHFQERNRPAASSLGNTNPPGLTRKLTLYRAFSGLTQRAMSPRSPRSHDIESQPILVNSVKRSNGEEGFETRFLMVGDAGGEYELVFFKRLDDEFNKVVKFYKAKVGEVMKEADVLNKQMDALIAFRIKVDNPKHVVFESQVEMSRLAAAVEASSEATVLTASASTAMRASRKVAHMDVIDEDKSNSGVRSDDISSDDKDSEGSRKPRGLTVRPPPLEILERVTINKPIETPRSTIKGVLNVPVQTDLKFTKENLNKVEEQLKSAFTEFYHRLRLLKSFNFMNMLAFSKILKKYDKITSRNASKSYLKMVDNSYLGSSDEVTKLMERVEVAFVKHFSNSNRKKGLSTLRPTAKRQRHRVTASLGFFAGCTVSLIVALILIIRARKILDKSGRHQYMNTMFPLYSLFAFIVLHMVMYAGNIYFWRRYRVNYPFIFGFNQRTALGYREVLLLASGLAVLATSCVLANLDMEMDPKTGNYKAITELLPLGLLILVVVIVIIPFNVIYRSSRYFFLTCIFHCICAPLYKVVLSDFFLADQFTSQVQAFRSLEFYICYYSSGDYKRRENDCNKSDVFNTFNFIVAAIPFTWRLLQCLRRFFEEKDNWQGLNGLKYFATIVAVTTRTAYSRSHSNGWKAVAWIASIVAAVSSTYWDLVLDWGLLDRKSKNRWLRDKLIIPHKSVYFIAMVLNVLLRLAWLQTVLDFKVSFLHRQTLITIVASLEIIRRGIWNFFRLENEHLNNVGKYRAFKSVPLPFNYDENEDEDDE, from the exons ATGAAATTTGGAAAAGAGTTGAAGTCACAAATGGTGCCAGAATGGTCTGAAGCATACATGGATTATGAGTTTCTCAAGACTCTTTTAAAAGATATAAGCCATTTTCAAGAAAGAAACAGACCAGCTGCATCATCATTAGGCAACACTAATCCACCAGGTTTAACTAGAAAGCTCACTCTTTACAGAGCTTTTAGTGGCTTAACTCAAAGAGCCATGTCTCCAAGAAGTCCAAGAAGTCATGACATTGAGAGCCAACCCATTTTAGTCAACTCTGTGAAGAGATCAAATGGTGAAGAAGGGTTTGAAACTAGGTTTTTGATGGTAGGTGATGCAGGTGGAGAGTATGAGCTTGTGTTCTTTAAAAGGCTTGATGATGAGTTTAATAAAGTTGTTAAATTTTATAAGGCTAAAGTTGGTGAAGTTATGAAGGAGGCTGATGTGTTGAATAAGCAAATGGATGCTTTGATTGCTTTTAGGATTAAGGTTGATAATCCTAAACATGTGGTTTTCGAAAGTCAGGTTGAGATGAGTCGACTTGCTGCTGCTGTTGAAGCTTCCTCTGAAGCTACTGTGTTAACTGCCTCGGCTTCTACTGCCATGAGAGCCAGCA GAAAAGTAGCTCATATGGATGTAATAGATGAGGACAAATCAAATAGTGGAGTGAGATCAGATGATATATCAAGTGATGATAAAGATTCTGAAGGAAGCAGAAAGCCGAGAGGGCTTACTGTGAGGCCACCTCCGCTGGAGATACTTGAGCGTGTTACAATTAACAAACCTATTGAGACGCCTCGTTCAACCATCAAAGGTGTTCTTAATGTCCCTGTTCAGACAGACTTGAAATTCACCAAGGAAAATCTGAATAAAGTTGAAGAACAACTTAAAAGTGCCTTTACTGAATTTTACCATAGGCTTCGACTTCTAAAAAGTTTCAATTTTATGAACATGTTGGCATTTTCAAAGATTTTGAAGAAATACGACAAG ATTACCTCAAGAAACGCTTCCAAATCGTACTTGAAAATGGTTGACAACTCCTATCTAGGCAGTTCCGATGAG GTTACAAAGCTTATGGAAAGGGTTGAAGTTGCCTTCGTTAAGCACTTTTCTAACTCTAATCGCAAGAAAGGCCTCAGCACTCTAAGACCAACAGCCAAGAGACAAAGACACCGAGTAACTGCCTCTTTAG GTTTTTTTGCTGGATGCACAGTATCTCTCATTGTAGCCCTCATTTTGATTATACGTGCACGTAAAATTTTAGACAAAAGTGGTAGACACCAGTACATGAATACAATGTTTCCCCTGTATAG TCTGTTCGCCTTCATTGTCTTGCATATGGTTATGTATGCTGGAAATATATACTTCTGGAGGAGATATCGAGTGAATTATCCTTTTATATTTGGTTTCAATCAAAGAACTGCACTAGGCTATCGAGAAGTTTTATTGCTTGCTTCTGGTCTCGCGGTTCTAGCAACAAGTTGTGTGCTAGCGAATCTTGATATGGAAATGGATCCCAAAACAGGCAACTACAAGGCAATCACTGAGCTTCTGCCTCTGGGATTATTAATT CTTGTAGTAGTCATAGTGATTATCCCATTCAATGTCATATATCGTTCAAGTCGATACTTCTTTCTCACATGCATCTTTCACTGTATATGTGCTCCTCTATACAAG GTTGTACTCTCCGACTTTTTCTTGGCAGATCAATTTACTAGCCAGGTTCAAGCTTTTAGAAGCCTTGAATTCTACATATGTTACTATAGTTCTGGTGACTACAAACGCAGAGAAAACGATTGCAACAAAAGTGATGTTTTCAATACCTTTAATTTTATTGTAGCTGCCATTCCATTTACGTGGCGCCTTCTTCAG TGTCTCAGGCGTTTCTTTGAAGAAAAGGATAACTGGCAAGGCTTGAATGGATTAAAATACTTTGCGACAATTGTAGCTGTTACCACCAGAACAGCTTATAGTCGCAGTCATAGTAATGGATGGAAAGCAGTTGCCTGGATTGCCTCGATAGTTGCAGCGGTGTCTAGCACATATTGGGACCTTGTTTTGGACTGGGGACTACTTGATCGGAAATCCAAGAACCGTTGGTTGAGAGACAAATTAATAATTCCACACAAAAGCGTCTACTTCATAGCAATG GTACTGAACGTTTTGTTAAGACTAGCTTGGCTACAAACAGTACTAGATTTCAAAGTTTCTTTCCTACACAGACAAACACTGATTACAATTGTGGCCAGCCTAGAAATCATTCGTCGTGGCATTTGGAACTTCTTCAG GTTGGAGAATGAACATTTGAACAATGTCGGAAAGTACCGTGCCTTCAAGTCTGTGCCCTTGCCATTCAACtatgatgaaaatgaagatgagGATGATGAGTAA
- the LOC141661124 gene encoding uncharacterized protein LOC141661124, with amino-acid sequence MQVLHQTLVTDQQLRKIIHKPYASGRLVNWAIELSQFNINFVPRTAIKAQALAEFVMECTFPEPQPPAPSGIDCEESNPGTGSWKLYVDGSSTVERSRDGLIPISPEGFTIEQAITFAFKTMNNQAEYEALLSGLRLAKSLGITKMIIYSDSQIVVKQTSGEYIAKDPKLAQYQAMVWDILETIPDTTILQINREENSKADELSKLVQSMSDLTSSTRRKQTIISERFMKASAEITWQPKLWPTKLSGKDTTGPQSTPTPSPMSRNTLNAKNSAMFPGEGPPASVSAIYYPICRLGHRYHGPISPAKGDLRYVLVAIDYMTKWAEAKIRNSGSSGLRQWAAVRRVHFEAYLRELGIKHKRASVAHPQGNGQVEVTNRIILRGLEKRLEESKKLGQMSSGKSCGPTGPPLGRELMRPPFKLAYGTEARIPIETGSPSHRVINFDEISKIEGLKTNLELLDEVRDWAVKKMEDYKEKTKLYFVKKAKIREYETGDLVLRHTEASDPTNQGKLQPNWEGPQGPTS; translated from the exons ATGCAAGTACTGCACCAAACGCTGGTCACAGATCAGCAACTCAGGAAAATCATCCACAAGCCATACGCGTCCGGGAGGTTGGTCAACTGGGCCATTGAATTAAGCCAGTTCAACATCAACTTTGTGCCGCGAACGGCGATAAAGGCCCAGGCCCTAGCAGAATTTGTTATGGAATGCACCTTCCCCGAACCACAACCACCTGCACCCAGCGGGATTGATTGTGAGGAGTCCAACCCGGGCACAGGCTCTTGGAAGCTCTATGTGGACGGGTCATCAACGGTCGAAAGGTCCAGGGATGGCCTCATTCCCATTAGCCCAGAAGGTTTCACCATTGAACAAGCAATAACCTTTGCCTTCAAAACAATGAACAATCAAGCCGAATATGAAGCACTCCTCTCTGGGCTTAGGTTAGCAAAATCTCTCGGTATTACGAAGATGATCATCTATAGTGACTCCCAAATTGTAGTCAAGCAAACCAGTGGAGAGTATATTGCGAAAGATCCCAAATTAGCACAATATCAAGCAATGGTATGGGATATCCTGGAAACCATTCCCGATACCACCATCCTCCAGATAAATAGGGAAGAGAACTCCAAGGCAGATGAGCTATCCAAGCTCGTGCAGAGTATGTCGGATCTCACCAGTTCG ACCCGGAGGAAGCAAACTATTATCTCCGAGAGGTTCATGAAGGCATCTGCGGAGATCACCTGGCAGCCAAAGCTCTGGCCTACAAAGTTATCGGGCAAGGATACTACTGGCCCACAGTCCACTCCGACTCCATCGCCTATGTCAAGAAATACCCTCAATGCCAAAAATTCAGCAATGTTCCCAGGAGAAGGCCCACCTGCCAGCGTCAGTGCTATCTACTATCCCATTTGCCGTTTGGGGCATAGATATCATGGGCCCATTTCCCCGGCAAAGGGTGACCTCCGCTACGTTCTGGTAGCCATCGACTATATGACAAAGTGGGCAGAAGCTAAG ATTCGGAATTCCGGTAGTTCTGGTCTCCGACAATGGGCCGCAGTTCGTAGGGTCCACTTTGAAGCATATTTGAGAGAACTCGGGATTAAGCACAAAAGGGCATCTGTGGCACACCCTCAAGGAAATGGGCAAGTCGAAGTGACTAACAGAATCATACTCCGGGGCCTCGAAAAAAGGTTGGAAGAATCCAAAAAACTTGGCCAGATGAGCTCCGGAAAGTCCTGTGGTCCTACAGGACCACCCCTAGGACGGGAACTAATGAGACCCCCCTTCAAGCTTGCCTATGGCACCGAAGCCCGCATACCAATTGAAACCGGGTCCCCCTCCCACAGGGTCATCAACTTTGACGAAATCTCAAAAATTGAAGGCCTCAAGACCAACCTGGAACTCCTGGATGAAGTAAGAGATTGGGCTGTAAAAAAGATGGAAGACTATAAAGAAAAGACAAAGCTCTACTTCGTAAAGAAAGCAAAAATCAGAGAGTATGAAACAGGAGATTTGGTACTTCGGCACACCGAGGCTTCAGACCCGACCAACCAAGGGAAGCTACAACCCAACTGGGAAGGGCCCCAGGGACCTACAAGCTAA